A single Methylobacterium sp. 17Sr1-1 DNA region contains:
- a CDS encoding peptidylprolyl isomerase has protein sequence MLQGFRAASQSWLGKIVVTVVFGLLIAGLAIFGIGDIFRGGGSNAVATVGSTQIPAEALRTAYQNQLQRLSRQSRRPITPDQARALGLDRQVLAQLITEASLDQKTKDLGLRIPDTAVVRLIQEEPAFKGVNGAFDVNTFRDTLRQAGLTEQGFVQEQRAVAARLQLADAITADLPVPLAAREAIHRYTAERRAAAYFTLPDAAAGEIPAPTDEEVNTFYTERKSAFRAPEYRSVNLLVLDPATLAKPDAVPEAEARARYEAEKSRFGTPEKRSIQQIVFPNDADAAAALARIRSNAVTFDQVATERGLDAKALDLGTFAKSELFDPAVADAAFAAEPNAVSEPVKGRFGTVLLRVTNVQPGARKPFEEVAGEVRQEVALDKARDGLEKVHDAIEDQRAGAKPLADIAREQGLALVTVPAVDARGQDPQGKTVDAIPDKDATLAAIFRSDMGADNEALRTRSGGYVWYDVTKIDPAHDKPLAEVRDAVVAQWKADEVARRLAAKAREATERLDKGEAIEEVAKSLGQEAKTATDIARGRGRDGLSTEGVARLFATPVGKAGTASGDATARVVFRVTGATVPAFVPTAAGAVAVEGQYRTALADDVLAQYIADVQKQAGVSVNEGAFRRAIGGEY, from the coding sequence ATGCTCCAGGGGTTCCGCGCCGCCAGCCAGAGCTGGCTCGGCAAGATCGTGGTGACGGTGGTGTTCGGCCTCCTGATCGCGGGCCTCGCCATCTTCGGCATCGGCGACATCTTCCGGGGCGGCGGCAGCAACGCGGTCGCCACGGTCGGCAGCACGCAGATCCCGGCCGAGGCCCTGCGCACCGCCTACCAGAACCAGCTCCAGCGCCTGTCGCGCCAGAGCCGGCGGCCGATCACCCCGGATCAGGCCCGGGCGCTCGGCCTCGACCGGCAGGTGCTGGCCCAGCTCATCACCGAGGCCTCCCTCGACCAGAAGACCAAGGATCTGGGCCTGCGCATCCCCGATACTGCCGTGGTGCGGCTGATCCAGGAGGAGCCGGCCTTCAAGGGCGTGAACGGCGCCTTCGACGTCAACACGTTTCGCGATACGCTGCGCCAGGCCGGCCTGACCGAGCAGGGCTTTGTGCAGGAGCAACGCGCCGTGGCCGCCCGCCTCCAGCTCGCCGACGCGATCACCGCCGACCTGCCGGTGCCGCTCGCCGCCCGCGAGGCGATCCACCGCTACACCGCCGAGCGCCGCGCGGCCGCCTATTTCACCCTGCCGGATGCGGCCGCGGGCGAGATCCCGGCCCCGACCGACGAGGAGGTGAACACCTTCTACACCGAGCGCAAGAGCGCGTTCCGGGCGCCGGAATACCGCAGCGTCAACCTGCTCGTCCTCGATCCGGCGACGCTGGCGAAGCCCGACGCGGTGCCGGAGGCCGAGGCCCGCGCCCGCTACGAAGCTGAGAAGAGCCGCTTCGGCACCCCCGAGAAGCGGTCGATCCAGCAGATCGTATTCCCGAACGACGCCGACGCGGCGGCCGCGCTCGCCCGCATCCGCAGCAACGCGGTGACCTTCGACCAGGTCGCGACCGAGCGCGGCCTCGACGCCAAGGCGCTCGACCTCGGCACCTTCGCCAAGTCCGAGCTGTTCGACCCGGCGGTCGCCGACGCCGCCTTCGCGGCCGAGCCGAACGCCGTGAGCGAGCCGGTCAAGGGCCGCTTCGGCACGGTGCTCCTGCGGGTGACCAACGTGCAGCCCGGCGCCCGCAAGCCGTTCGAGGAGGTGGCCGGCGAGGTCCGCCAGGAGGTCGCCCTCGACAAGGCCCGGGACGGGCTCGAGAAGGTTCACGACGCGATCGAGGACCAGCGCGCCGGCGCCAAGCCGCTGGCCGACATCGCCCGCGAGCAGGGCCTCGCCCTCGTCACCGTGCCGGCGGTCGATGCGCGGGGCCAGGACCCGCAGGGGAAGACGGTCGACGCGATCCCCGACAAGGACGCGACGCTGGCGGCGATCTTCCGCAGCGACATGGGCGCCGACAACGAGGCCCTGCGCACCCGCTCCGGCGGCTACGTCTGGTACGACGTGACCAAGATCGACCCGGCCCACGACAAGCCGCTGGCCGAGGTCCGCGACGCCGTGGTGGCGCAGTGGAAGGCCGACGAGGTCGCGCGCCGCCTCGCCGCCAAGGCGCGCGAGGCGACCGAGCGGCTTGACAAGGGCGAGGCGATCGAGGAGGTGGCGAAGTCCCTGGGCCAGGAGGCGAAGACCGCGACCGACATCGCCCGCGGCCGCGGCCGCGACGGCCTCTCGACCGAGGGCGTCGCCCGCCTGTTCGCGACCCCGGTCGGCAAGGCCGGCACGGCCTCGGGCGACGCGACCGCCCGGGTGGTCTTCCGGGTGACGGGCGCCACGGTGCCGGCCTTCGTGCCGACCGCCGCTGGCGCGGTCGCGGTGGAGGGGCAGTACCGCACGGCGCTCGCCGACGACGTGCTCGCCCAATACATCGCCGACGTCCAGAAGCAGGCCGGCGTCTCGGTGAACGAGGGCGCCTTCCGCCGCGCCATCGGCGGCGAGTACTGA
- the tpiA gene encoding triose-phosphate isomerase: protein MTTERPRPLVAGNWKMNGLQASLKVAESVRDGLDAGLAQRIDVLVCPPATLVGAMAATLKGSPVKVGGQDVHAEASGAYTGDVSAEMLADLGATYTIVGHSERRAYHHESDADIRAKALAARRAGLVAIICVGETREEREAGRTLEIVRGQLAGSLPDGATAADTVIAYEPVWAIGTGLTPTVDDVAEVHALIRQELESRLGGEGAKVRILYGGSVKPSNAAELMGVPHVDGALVGGASLKAEDFLGIAAAYR from the coding sequence ATGACGACCGAACGGCCGCGCCCGCTGGTGGCGGGAAACTGGAAGATGAACGGCCTCCAGGCCTCGCTGAAGGTGGCCGAGTCCGTCCGCGACGGCCTCGATGCGGGGTTGGCGCAGCGGATCGACGTGCTGGTCTGCCCGCCCGCGACCCTGGTCGGCGCGATGGCCGCGACGCTGAAGGGCTCCCCCGTCAAGGTCGGCGGACAGGACGTGCATGCCGAGGCGAGCGGCGCCTATACGGGCGACGTCTCGGCCGAGATGCTGGCGGATCTCGGTGCGACCTATACCATCGTCGGCCATTCCGAGCGCCGGGCCTATCACCACGAGAGCGACGCCGACATCCGCGCCAAGGCGCTCGCCGCCCGCCGGGCCGGGCTCGTCGCGATCATCTGCGTCGGCGAGACCCGCGAGGAGCGCGAGGCCGGCCGGACGCTTGAGATCGTGCGCGGCCAGCTCGCCGGCTCGCTCCCCGACGGCGCGACGGCCGCCGACACGGTGATCGCCTACGAGCCGGTCTGGGCGATCGGCACCGGGCTCACCCCCACGGTGGACGACGTCGCCGAGGTGCACGCGCTGATCCGCCAGGAGCTGGAGAGCCGGCTCGGCGGGGAGGGGGCGAAGGTGCGGATCCTCTACGGCGGCTCGGTGAAGCCCTCGAACGCGGCCGAGTTGATGGGCGTTCCCCATGTCGACGGCGCGCTCGTGGGCGGGGCGAGCCTGAAGGCCGAGGATTTCTTAGGCATCGCGGCGGCGTATCGCTGA
- a CDS encoding BrnT family toxin, protein MRIEFDEPKRQRNLEKHGFDLADFSRCFDRDSAERIETAPSRTGRARYLLIGRWNDEVVVLGGEALSLVSPRRARWGERNTFEPIRRARTSVDHDLG, encoded by the coding sequence ATGCGGATCGAGTTCGACGAGCCGAAGCGGCAGCGCAACCTGGAGAAGCACGGCTTCGATCTCGCGGACTTCTCCCGCTGCTTCGACCGCGACAGTGCCGAGCGGATCGAGACGGCCCCGAGCCGCACCGGTCGGGCGCGCTACCTGCTGATCGGCCGCTGGAACGACGAGGTCGTGGTGCTCGGCGGCGAGGCGTTGTCCCTGGTGAGCCCGAGGCGCGCGAGGTGGGGTGAGAGGAACACTTTTGAGCCCATTCGCCGAGCCCGAACATCCGTCGATCACGACCTCGGATGA
- a CDS encoding BrnA antitoxin family protein, which produces MSPFAEPEHPSITTSDENWDWDGDIPELTAEELATMRPAREALPPDVFAALPSRSGQPEATPHQELVTLRLDSEVVEAFRATGPGWETRINSILALAIRPLARNLDVRRRSSSGRSDKRVN; this is translated from the coding sequence TTGAGCCCATTCGCCGAGCCCGAACATCCGTCGATCACGACCTCGGATGAGAACTGGGATTGGGACGGCGACATCCCTGAGTTGACGGCCGAGGAGCTTGCCACGATGCGCCCGGCGCGCGAGGCGCTGCCGCCGGACGTGTTCGCCGCCCTGCCGAGCCGTAGCGGCCAGCCGGAAGCGACGCCCCACCAGGAACTCGTTACCCTGCGCCTGGATTCGGAGGTGGTCGAGGCGTTCAGGGCGACCGGGCCCGGTTGGGAGACCCGGATCAACTCCATCCTGGCTCTCGCCATCCGACCGCTCGCGCGGAATCTCGACGTGCGGAGGCGATCGAGCAGCGGGCGAAGCGACAAGCGCGTGAACTGA
- a CDS encoding cache domain-containing protein, translating into MSVSRQFAVMMAAAVIGFSAVVAYALRANHDSLIAERVAKMRALSDVALAAATSLEAQAAAGTMSREAALAAFRARAHDMRYEGDNYLAVYDVSGTALVIPPKPEWIGKDMSGLKDAGGLLLVKAIVDIARSGTPGTLRYVFPRPGGTAHVPKLSYIQGFAPWGLAIFTGVYIDDIEAAFWRQALWLCGIAGAALVGVGLLGLLGWRSIVGGLEGLSGATAALAQGRYDLAVPGTGRRDEIGGIARAIDGFRLVLMERETLAAERDASAAQARRAEQVGQAVRTFESKVAEVLAQVDAAARDLDATARAMSGTAAEAAGRAGTAAISAADASREAGGLAEAADGLGRSVAAVGADVREAAAMARDAVTGTDRTAAVMQSLSEAAARIGDVVSVIAGVASQTNLLALNATIEAARAGEAGRGFAVVAAEVKQLAGQTDRATQEIAAQVAAIQDTTRQAASAMGEVATQARAISGVSARVATAVEAQVGATQAIVSGVAQAASGTAVVSGSVEGLALDAEATGQAARQVLTAADTVARQSASIGAEVNRFLATLRAA; encoded by the coding sequence ATGAGCGTGAGCCGGCAGTTCGCCGTGATGATGGCAGCGGCGGTGATCGGCTTCTCCGCCGTGGTGGCCTATGCCCTGCGGGCCAACCACGACAGCCTGATCGCCGAGCGGGTTGCCAAGATGCGCGCCCTCTCCGACGTGGCGCTCGCCGCCGCCACGAGCCTGGAGGCGCAGGCCGCGGCCGGCACGATGAGCCGCGAGGCGGCCCTCGCGGCGTTCCGCGCCCGCGCCCACGACATGCGCTACGAGGGCGACAACTACCTCGCGGTCTACGACGTCTCCGGCACCGCCCTGGTGATCCCGCCCAAGCCCGAGTGGATCGGCAAGGACATGAGCGGGCTGAAGGACGCCGGCGGCCTGCTCCTCGTCAAGGCGATCGTCGACATCGCCCGGTCGGGCACGCCCGGCACCCTGCGCTACGTCTTCCCCCGCCCGGGCGGCACCGCCCACGTGCCGAAGCTCAGCTACATCCAGGGCTTCGCGCCATGGGGGCTCGCGATCTTCACCGGCGTCTACATCGACGACATCGAGGCGGCGTTCTGGCGGCAGGCGCTCTGGCTGTGCGGCATCGCAGGCGCGGCCCTGGTCGGCGTCGGATTGCTCGGGCTGCTCGGGTGGCGCTCCATCGTCGGCGGGCTCGAGGGCCTGAGCGGGGCGACGGCAGCGCTCGCGCAGGGGCGCTACGACCTCGCGGTGCCGGGCACGGGGCGGCGCGACGAGATCGGCGGCATCGCCCGCGCCATCGACGGCTTCCGCCTGGTGCTGATGGAGCGCGAGACGCTGGCGGCCGAGCGCGATGCGAGCGCGGCGCAGGCCCGCCGCGCCGAGCAGGTCGGCCAGGCGGTCAGGACCTTCGAGAGCAAGGTGGCGGAGGTGCTGGCGCAGGTCGACGCCGCCGCCCGGGACCTCGACGCGACGGCGCGGGCGATGTCCGGCACCGCCGCCGAGGCCGCCGGACGGGCCGGCACCGCAGCCATCTCGGCGGCGGACGCCTCCCGCGAGGCCGGGGGGCTGGCGGAGGCGGCCGACGGGCTCGGCCGCTCGGTCGCGGCGGTCGGCGCGGACGTGCGCGAGGCGGCCGCGATGGCGCGGGACGCGGTGACCGGGACCGACCGCACGGCGGCCGTCATGCAGAGCCTCAGCGAGGCCGCCGCCCGCATCGGCGACGTGGTCTCGGTGATCGCCGGCGTCGCCTCGCAGACGAACCTCCTGGCGCTCAACGCGACGATCGAGGCGGCCCGGGCGGGCGAAGCGGGCCGCGGCTTCGCGGTGGTCGCGGCGGAGGTCAAGCAGCTCGCCGGCCAGACCGACCGGGCGACGCAGGAGATCGCCGCCCAGGTCGCGGCGATCCAGGACACGACGCGCCAGGCGGCGAGCGCGATGGGCGAGGTCGCGACCCAGGCCCGCGCCATCAGCGGCGTCTCGGCCCGGGTAGCCACGGCGGTCGAGGCGCAGGTCGGCGCCACCCAGGCGATCGTGTCGGGCGTGGCGCAGGCCGCCTCCGGGACCGCCGTGGTGAGCGGCTCGGTCGAGGGGCTCGCCCTCGACGCCGAGGCCACCGGCCAGGCCGCCCGGCAGGTGCTCACCGCCGCCGACACCGTCGCGCGGCAATCGGCCAGCATCGGCGCCGAGGTGAACCGCTTCCTCGCCACCCTGCGGGCGGCCTGA
- a CDS encoding CAP domain-containing protein codes for MTIVLVGAGLALAGCSGSAILPAPDLPTTPVILDEAAAAAAISRYRASHGLGPVVIDSSLIRAASYQAEANARAGQLSHEIGGTFDARLKRAGFGGRYAAENLSAGSATFDDVLKRWQVSPEHNRNMLMPQVRRVGIARVDAPGSRYKRFWALILSDG; via the coding sequence GTGACGATCGTGCTCGTCGGCGCAGGATTGGCGCTCGCCGGCTGCAGCGGCTCGGCGATCCTGCCCGCGCCCGACCTGCCGACCACGCCGGTGATCCTCGACGAGGCCGCGGCGGCGGCCGCGATCTCGCGCTATCGGGCGAGCCACGGCCTCGGGCCGGTGGTGATCGATTCCTCGCTGATCCGCGCCGCCTCCTACCAGGCAGAGGCCAATGCCCGGGCCGGCCAGCTCTCGCACGAGATCGGCGGCACCTTCGACGCGCGGCTCAAGCGCGCCGGCTTCGGTGGCCGCTACGCCGCCGAGAACCTGAGCGCGGGCTCCGCCACCTTCGACGACGTGCTGAAGCGCTGGCAGGTCTCGCCCGAGCACAACCGCAACATGCTGATGCCGCAGGTCCGCCGCGTCGGCATCGCCCGGGTGGATGCGCCCGGCAGCCGCTACAAACGGTTCTGGGCGCTGATCCTGTCGGACGGCTGA
- a CDS encoding NADH-quinone oxidoreductase subunit A: protein MNGLLSDYLPLVIFIGVSLFIAAALLVAPFLVAYNSPDPEKLSAYECGFNAFDDARMKFDVRFYLVAILFIIFDLEVAFLFPWAITFGDLGWFGFWSMMLFLGVLTVGFVYEWRKGALEWD, encoded by the coding sequence ATGAACGGCCTCCTGTCGGATTACCTGCCGCTGGTGATCTTCATCGGCGTCTCCCTCTTCATCGCCGCGGCGCTCCTCGTGGCCCCGTTCCTGGTGGCCTATAACAGCCCGGACCCGGAGAAGCTCTCGGCCTACGAGTGCGGGTTCAACGCCTTCGACGACGCGCGCATGAAGTTCGACGTGCGCTTCTACCTCGTCGCCATCCTGTTCATCATCTTCGACCTCGAAGTGGCCTTCCTGTTCCCGTGGGCGATCACGTTCGGGGACCTCGGCTGGTTCGGCTTCTGGTCGATGATGCTCTTCCTCGGCGTGCTCACCGTCGGCTTCGTCTACGAGTGGCGCAAGGGCGCCCTCGAGTGGGACTAG
- a CDS encoding NADH-quinone oxidoreductase subunit B — MALTTVRAPEIAPQPKGILDPATGKPIGANDPTFLTISDELADRGFLLTTADDLITWARTGSLMWMTFGLACCAVEMMQMSMPRYDCERFGFAPRGSPRQSDVMIVAGTLTNKMAPALRKVYDQMPEPRYVISMGSCANGGGYYHYSYSVVRGCDRVVPVDIYVPGCPPTAEALLYGVLLLQKKIRRTGTIER, encoded by the coding sequence ATGGCCCTCACCACCGTCCGCGCCCCCGAGATCGCGCCGCAGCCGAAGGGTATCCTCGACCCGGCCACCGGAAAGCCGATCGGCGCCAATGACCCGACCTTCCTGACGATCAGCGACGAGCTCGCCGATCGCGGCTTCCTGTTGACCACCGCCGACGACCTCATCACTTGGGCCCGCACCGGCTCGCTGATGTGGATGACCTTCGGCCTGGCCTGCTGCGCCGTCGAGATGATGCAGATGTCGATGCCGCGCTACGATTGCGAGCGCTTCGGCTTCGCCCCGCGCGGCTCGCCGCGCCAGTCCGACGTGATGATCGTCGCCGGCACGCTGACCAACAAGATGGCCCCCGCGCTCCGCAAGGTCTACGACCAGATGCCGGAGCCGCGCTACGTCATCTCGATGGGATCCTGCGCCAACGGCGGCGGCTACTACCACTACTCCTACTCGGTGGTGCGCGGCTGCGACCGGGTGGTGCCGGTCGACATCTACGTCCCGGGCTGCCCGCCGACGGCCGAGGCGCTGCTCTACGGCGTGCTGCTGCTGCAGAAGAAGATCCGCCGCACCGGCACGATCGAGCGCTGA
- a CDS encoding NADH-quinone oxidoreductase subunit C — protein sequence MSNGITIRAHTQSEPGVDALARLSDTLAETLGTAIADRAIAFGELTLIVEGPEILRVLTHLRDDPACAFSTFIDICGADYPARAKRFDVVYHLLSMRHNRRIRVKVQTDERTPVPSAIPVFPAANWFERETYDLYGILFSGHPDLRRLLTDYGFEGHPLRKDFPLTGFVEVRYDQDEARVVYEPVRLTQEFRNFDFLSPWEGTDYVLPGDEKADKAPAKG from the coding sequence ATGAGCAACGGCATCACCATCCGCGCCCATACCCAGAGCGAGCCGGGCGTTGACGCTCTCGCGCGGCTCTCCGACACCCTCGCCGAGACGCTCGGCACCGCCATCGCCGACCGGGCGATCGCCTTCGGCGAGCTGACGCTCATCGTCGAGGGGCCTGAGATCCTGCGGGTGCTCACCCACCTGCGGGACGATCCGGCCTGCGCCTTCTCGACCTTCATCGACATCTGCGGCGCCGACTATCCGGCCCGGGCCAAGCGTTTCGACGTCGTCTACCACCTGCTGTCGATGCGCCATAACCGGCGCATCCGCGTGAAGGTGCAGACCGACGAGCGCACCCCGGTGCCGTCCGCGATTCCCGTCTTCCCGGCGGCGAACTGGTTCGAGCGCGAGACCTACGACCTCTACGGCATCCTGTTCTCGGGCCATCCGGACCTGCGCCGGTTGCTCACCGATTACGGCTTCGAGGGCCACCCCCTCCGCAAGGACTTCCCGCTCACCGGCTTCGTCGAGGTCCGCTACGACCAGGACGAGGCCCGAGTGGTCTACGAGCCCGTGCGGCTGACGCAGGAATTCCGCAACTTCGACTTCCTGTCCCCCTGGGAGGGCACCGACTACGTGCTCCCGGGCGACGAGAAGGCCGACAAGGCACCGGCGAAAGGCTGA
- a CDS encoding NADH-quinone oxidoreductase subunit D gives MGEHSIRNFSINFGPQHPAAHGVLRLVLELDGEVVERVDPHIGLLHRGTEKLIEVKTYLQATPYFDRLDYVAPMNQEHAFCLGIERLLGIEVPRRAKLIRTLYCEIGRLLSHLLNVTTQAMDVGALTPPLWGFEEREKLMIFYERASGARLHANYFRPGGVHQDLPPSLIDDIEKFCETFPQVVDDLDSLVMGNRIFKQRNVDIGIVTVEEALAWGFSGVMVRGSGIPWDLRKSQPYEAYDEMEFDIPVGKNGDTYDRQVIRMEEMRQSVRIMKQCIAKLREPAGQGPIATQDGKVAPPPRREMKRSMEALIHHFKLYTEGFHVPAGEVYAAVEAPKGEFGVYLVADGTNKPYRCKIRAPGFAHLQAMDWMCRGHMLADVSCILGTLDIVFGEVDR, from the coding sequence ATGGGCGAGCACAGCATCCGCAACTTCTCGATCAATTTCGGCCCGCAGCACCCGGCGGCGCACGGCGTGCTGCGCCTCGTGCTGGAGCTCGACGGCGAGGTGGTCGAGCGGGTCGACCCGCATATCGGCCTGCTCCACCGCGGCACCGAGAAGCTGATCGAGGTCAAGACCTACCTCCAGGCGACGCCCTATTTCGACCGGCTCGACTACGTCGCGCCGATGAACCAGGAGCACGCCTTCTGCCTCGGCATTGAGCGCCTGCTCGGCATCGAGGTGCCGCGCCGCGCCAAGCTGATCCGCACGCTCTACTGCGAGATCGGCCGGCTCCTGTCGCACCTGCTCAACGTCACCACGCAGGCGATGGACGTCGGCGCCCTCACGCCCCCGCTCTGGGGCTTCGAGGAGCGCGAGAAGCTGATGATCTTCTACGAGCGCGCGTCGGGTGCGCGTCTCCACGCCAACTACTTCCGACCGGGCGGCGTCCACCAGGATCTGCCGCCGAGCCTGATCGACGACATCGAGAAGTTCTGCGAGACCTTCCCGCAGGTGGTCGACGACCTCGACAGCCTCGTGATGGGCAACCGGATCTTCAAGCAGCGCAACGTCGATATCGGCATCGTGACCGTCGAGGAGGCGCTCGCCTGGGGCTTCTCCGGCGTGATGGTGCGCGGCTCCGGCATCCCGTGGGACCTGCGCAAGTCGCAGCCCTACGAGGCCTACGACGAGATGGAGTTCGACATCCCCGTGGGGAAGAACGGCGACACCTACGATCGCCAGGTCATCCGCATGGAGGAGATGCGCCAGTCGGTGCGCATCATGAAGCAGTGCATCGCCAAGCTGCGCGAGCCGGCCGGCCAGGGCCCGATCGCCACGCAGGACGGCAAGGTGGCGCCGCCGCCGCGGCGCGAGATGAAGCGCTCGATGGAAGCGCTCATCCACCACTTCAAGCTCTACACCGAGGGCTTCCACGTCCCGGCCGGCGAGGTCTACGCCGCGGTCGAGGCGCCCAAGGGCGAGTTCGGCGTCTACCTGGTCGCCGACGGCACCAACAAGCCGTATCGCTGCAAGATCCGCGCTCCGGGCTTCGCCCACCTCCAGGCGATGGACTGGATGTGCCGCGGCCACATGCTGGCGGACGTGTCGTGCATCCTCGGCACGCTCGACATCGTGTTCGGCGAGGTGGACCGGTAA
- the nuoE gene encoding NADH-quinone oxidoreductase subunit NuoE, producing the protein MANRRLAPVSEQPESFAFTAENAEWAKGQIAKYPEGRQASAVIPLLWKAQEQNGGWLPRAAIEAVADQLGMPHIRVLEVATFYTMFALEPVGRYWIQVCGTAPCDVCGARELKQYLHERLGPSGHVSPDGNFSWLEVECLGACCNAPMAQINHDYFEDLTPELLGKLMDDLAAGRPVKVGSQIGRTSSEPKDAVTTLKDETLFDGSRVGAWRKRFAEEGLKETGADTTGEKARTDASAAENPKAARPDAGRPNESKAAATPAQGAVDPKSDKGEVTPDRTTVAVPRTGPETVGAPQSGRSYTMTPVKPEEGRPVAAAKGTTPEAGAEPATASDKTDGSQAKPVGITNADKPADKGPPGPKAKP; encoded by the coding sequence ATGGCCAACCGCAGACTTGCCCCGGTTTCCGAGCAGCCCGAGAGCTTCGCGTTCACGGCTGAGAACGCCGAATGGGCCAAGGGGCAGATCGCCAAGTACCCGGAGGGGCGCCAGGCCTCGGCCGTGATCCCGCTCCTGTGGAAGGCGCAGGAGCAGAACGGCGGCTGGCTGCCTCGAGCCGCGATCGAGGCGGTGGCCGACCAGCTCGGCATGCCGCATATCCGGGTGCTGGAGGTCGCGACCTTCTACACCATGTTCGCCCTCGAGCCGGTCGGACGCTACTGGATCCAGGTCTGCGGCACCGCGCCCTGCGACGTCTGCGGCGCCCGCGAGCTGAAGCAGTACCTCCACGAGCGGCTCGGGCCGTCGGGCCATGTCAGCCCGGACGGCAACTTCTCCTGGCTCGAGGTCGAGTGCCTGGGGGCATGCTGCAACGCCCCGATGGCGCAGATCAACCACGACTACTTCGAGGATCTCACACCTGAGCTCCTCGGCAAGCTGATGGACGACCTCGCGGCCGGCCGCCCGGTCAAGGTCGGCTCGCAGATCGGCCGCACCTCGTCCGAGCCCAAGGACGCGGTCACGACCCTCAAGGACGAGACCCTGTTCGACGGCTCCCGCGTCGGCGCCTGGCGCAAGCGCTTCGCGGAAGAGGGGCTGAAGGAGACCGGCGCCGACACGACCGGCGAGAAGGCCCGCACCGACGCCTCGGCCGCCGAGAACCCGAAGGCCGCCCGTCCCGATGCCGGCCGGCCGAACGAGAGCAAGGCGGCGGCGACCCCGGCGCAGGGCGCGGTCGATCCGAAGTCGGACAAGGGCGAGGTGACACCGGACCGCACCACCGTCGCGGTGCCGCGCACCGGGCCGGAGACGGTCGGTGCGCCCCAGAGCGGCCGCTCCTACACGATGACGCCGGTCAAGCCCGAAGAGGGCCGTCCGGTGGCGGCCGCGAAGGGCACCACGCCCGAGGCCGGCGCCGAGCCGGCGACCGCGAGCGACAAGACCGACGGATCGCAGGCCAAGCCCGTCGGCATCACCAACGCCGACAAGCCGGCCGACAAGGGTCCGCCCGGCCCGAAGGCGAAGCCGTAA